The Desulfuribacillus alkaliarsenatis genome includes the window GATTATTATATTGACAATGATAGACAGAAAAAATATATTATAACTTTTTTCAGTAAAGTTGCTAATTGCTCTCAAAGTCAGTTATTCACTTTATCTGAGCAAAACCTTCGCGTTATATTCGATAGTATTTATGATGCAATTATAATTCATGATATTGAAGGTAATATTTTAGACGTTAACGAGAAAATGCTAGATATGTATCAGGTAACAAGGGAAGAGTTAAAGGGATACACGATTGTAGATGATTACTCAAGTGAAGATAATCCATTCCACCTTTTGCCTTCAATCTGGTCGAAGGTTGTTGATGGTGAGCCACAGTTTTTTGAATGGAATGCACGGAGACCCAGGGATAAGAGCGCTTTCAATGTCGAAGTATATCTGAAAAAAATTCCGATTAAAAACAAAGATGTAATAATGGCTACTATTCGCGACATAAGCGAGCGAAAACAAACAGAAAATATGATTCGTCACTTAAGCTATTATGATAAACTCACAGGACTTCATAACCGTGCTTATTTTGAAGAAGAGTTAAAGCGCTTAGATAAGAGATATAATTTACCATTAAGTATTATTATTGCGGATGTAAATGGGCTTAAGCTAACTAACGATGCCTTTGGGCACTTAGCTGGAGATAACCTGCTAAAAAAAGTTGCAGAGATTCTAAGACAGGCATGTCGCAAAGTAGACACAATAGCCCGCTGGGGTGGAGACGAATTTGCAATAATTCTAACCAATACTGATGCAAGCGTTACTGATGAAGTCTGTCAAAGAATTCAAGAACAATGCAACCAAGCAGATCCGCAGCCTATTACTATGAGTTTAGCTACTGGCAGTGCGACGAAGACTGAGATGAGAGAAGACATATTAGATATTATTAAAAAAGCAGAAGCGAATATGTACTCTAACAAGCTCAGGAATGGATCGCAAATCCGCAAAAAAATTATGAACTCTCTATTAAAAAAGCAAAGGCATAATAAGCATAATACGGATAGGATGATAGCGCTAGCTAGGAAGATAGCTGAAAAACTAGATATGGATGATACGGAAATAGAATCTTTAGAATTATTGATAACTTTACATGATATCGGTAAGGCTTCAATCGCTGACGAGATATTATCTAAGCCAGGACCATTGACGCAAGAGGAAACAAATATCGTTCGTAAGCATAGTGAAATTGGTTTTCGTATTGCTTCAACTTATCCTGACTATGCCCATATTGCAGATGGGATTCTAGCACATCATGAATGGTGGGACGGTAGTGGTTACCCAAGACAATTTAAGGGTGAAGAAATTCCTCTCATGTCAAGGATTGTTGCAATCTTAGAAGCCTACGATGTAATGACGGAAGATCAGCCCTATAAAAAGGCGATAAGCAATGATGAGGCTATAGAAGAATTAAAAAGGTGCGCGGGGACGCAATTTGACCCGAATCTAGTAGAATTGTTTGTAAAGATTATTTGATAGACTCTAATTGAGTTAGCCATTGATTAAAATGTATACAGGCATTACGAATAGCAGCTAGGCCTATTTCATCAGCGATGATGGGTCCAGCTGTTTTTTTGTTGTAGCGGTACTCAGGAATCAGATTAATAATTCGCTTTGATGGAGCAGTTTCAAAGCCGTTATTTATATGTTCTGGGGTCTTAAAGGTTTTAGCCATTCTATTAAGTTTGTCTATGGCTGTTTCTTTTTTGAAAAAATAGCTACTAAATTTAAGTGGTTCTGTAAGTATAAGAGCTTCAAATTCATGTAGCTGAATATAAGGAATAAACTGTGGATGATTCATATCTTTGGCGACAGCGTCCTCAATATAACGTACAATTTCATAAGGGTCTGTATTATTGTCAGATTTATCGGATGAATTAAGAATATCTACATATTGCTCATTTTCTGTCTGAGTATTAGTTAATGTATTTAGTCCTGGAAACCCTTTTGGTAGTCCATACAAATCTATCATTGTTGTAAACCAAGCATCAGTATCACGTTCCATCCAGTTTTCTAAATCAAGCTTAAGCTTTTCGTAGCTGACTAACCCGCCGCGAAAAATCTTACGTCCACGCCTACCTGTTTCCACCATGCGAACCCGCACCTTTAATCCGAATGTTCGTAAATGCGGAGCAAGTACATCGCGTACAAAGGTTTCCTCTGTCTGTCCTTCGACGACCATGTTTATTCTAATTAAACTATCTTGGTTATTGCTTCTGGTTGAATTGCTTTGATTCATTTATGAAGGCCTCCCTCCAAGGATGTTCTTCTGCCATAATTCACCGAGCGAATAATCCTGAATCCACTTTGCTAATTCAGTAATATCTAGGCGTTCAAAGGTAGATTGCCCTTCCTTACGATCGACGACAATAATATCCTGCATATCAAATTCATCTAAAAGCGTGACAGACTGCGTGGATACAATCACTTGTGTTTCTAAGGCTACGCTTTGTAAGAGTCCAGAAATAACGTTGATTGCATACGGGTGGAGTCCTAGCTCTGGCTCATCGATGCAGATT containing:
- a CDS encoding DUF4276 family protein, with the translated sequence MNQSNSTRSNNQDSLIRINMVVEGQTEETFVRDVLAPHLRTFGLKVRVRMVETGRRGRKIFRGGLVSYEKLKLDLENWMERDTDAWFTTMIDLYGLPKGFPGLNTLTNTQTENEQYVDILNSSDKSDNNTDPYEIVRYIEDAVAKDMNHPQFIPYIQLHEFEALILTEPLKFSSYFFKKETAIDKLNRMAKTFKTPEHINNGFETAPSKRIINLIPEYRYNKKTAGPIIADEIGLAAIRNACIHFNQWLTQLESIK
- a CDS encoding sensor domain-containing diguanylate cyclase/phosphohydrolase produces the protein MLTSDKNKPNCLSKLTIALESLQVATVVSNENNYILHLNKTTELITGWTNAEAKGRKTNEVVNALEVGECTILTAKNDQDYYIKKATFDYYIDNDRQKKYIITFFSKVANCSQSQLFTLSEQNLRVIFDSIYDAIIIHDIEGNILDVNEKMLDMYQVTREELKGYTIVDDYSSEDNPFHLLPSIWSKVVDGEPQFFEWNARRPRDKSAFNVEVYLKKIPIKNKDVIMATIRDISERKQTENMIRHLSYYDKLTGLHNRAYFEEELKRLDKRYNLPLSIIIADVNGLKLTNDAFGHLAGDNLLKKVAEILRQACRKVDTIARWGGDEFAIILTNTDASVTDEVCQRIQEQCNQADPQPITMSLATGSATKTEMREDILDIIKKAEANMYSNKLRNGSQIRKKIMNSLLKKQRHNKHNTDRMIALARKIAEKLDMDDTEIESLELLITLHDIGKASIADEILSKPGPLTQEETNIVRKHSEIGFRIASTYPDYAHIADGILAHHEWWDGSGYPRQFKGEEIPLMSRIVAILEAYDVMTEDQPYKKAISNDEAIEELKRCAGTQFDPNLVELFVKII